GAGCCTGCCGTTGCTGGAACCGGTCTATCCGTTGACGGCCGGCCTCGTCGGTCGCTCCGTCGCGCGCGCGATCGGCCAGGCGCTGACGCGCTTGCCGGCAATCGCGGAATGGCTGGAACAGGGGCTGCGCGAGCGCGAGGGCTGGCCTTCCTTCGCAGAGGCGCTGCACCGCATTCACGTTCCCCGAGAGGTCGGTGACATCTCGAACGTCGGCCCCAACTGGCAACGGCTCGCCTTCGACGAACTGCTCGCCAACCAGCTCGCGCTCGCCGTCGTGCGCGAGAGCCTGCGGGCCCAGCGCGGGCGGGCGATCTCGGGCGATGGGCGCTTGCGCGGGCGGATCGAGGCGGCGCTGCCGTTCCGGCTGACCGGCTCCCAGCGTCAGGCACTCGCCGAAATCTACGACGACATCGGTGCGCCGCGCCGCATGCTGCGCCTCATCCAGGGCGACGTCGGCTCCGGCAAGACGGTGGTGGCGCTGCTCGCCATGGCGACGGTGATCGAGGCCGGCGCCCAGGCCGCGCTGATGGCGCCGACCGAAGTCCTCGCGCGCCAGCATGCCGAAACGATCGCCCCCCTCGCCGAGGCGTCCGGGCTGACGCTCGGGCTCCTAACCGGGCGCGAGAAGGGCAAGCCGAGACGCGAACTGCTCGCCCGCCTCGAGAGCGGCGAGATCGACATACTCATCGGCACGCACGCGCTCTTTCAGCCCGACGTCGTCTTTCGCGACCTCGCCCTCGCCGTCATCGACGAGCAGCACCGCTTCGGCGTGCACCAGCGCCTCGCGCTGCAATCGAAGGGTGGCGGCTATGGCGCCGATGCCCTCGTCATGACCGCAACGCCCATCCCGCGCACCCTCTTGATGACGCATTACGGCGATCTCGATGTTTCGCGGCTGACGGAAAAGCCCGCAGGCCGCAAGCCGGTCAAGACCGTGGCGGTGCCGATCGAGCGGCTCGAGGAGGTGATCGCCGGGCTCGGGCGCGCGCTCGCCGAGGGGGCACAGGTCTACTGGGTCTGCCCCCTCGTCGAGGGCAGCGATGCGAGTGAACTCGCCTCCGCCGAGGAGCGCCACGCCCATCTTCGCCAGCACTTCGGCGACCGGGTCGGCCTCGTGCACGGCCAGATGGCTGCGAGCGCCAAGGACGCGGCCATGGCCGCCTTCGCCGGCAACCAGACCCAGGTCCTCGTCTCGACGACCGTGGTCGAGGTCGGCGTCAATGTGCCCAATGCCACCATCATGGTGATCGAGCACGCCGAACGCTTCGGCCTCGCCCAGTTGCACCAGCTGCGCGGGCGTGTCGGGCGTGGCGACCGCCAATCGTTCTGCACGCTGCTCTATGCCCAGCCGCTCTCCGAGAACGCCAAACTGCGCCTGAAGACGATGTGCGAAACGGAGGACGGTTTCGTCATCGCCGAAGAGGACTTGAGGCTTCGCGGCGGGGGCGAGGTGCTCGGCACCCGCCAGTCCGGCACGCCGGAGTTCCGTGTCGCCCGCACCGCCAACTTCGAGGAATTGCTTTCCATGGCACGGGACGACGCACGGCTGATCCTCGCGCGTGACCCGAAACTCGAAAGCGAACGGGGCCGCGCCCTGCGCACCCTCCTCTACCTCTTCGAGTGTGACGAGGCGATCCGCCTCTTTCGCGCCGGCTGAATGGCGCGCGCCGTGGGGCCGAGCCGCGAGCGGGCGCGTGAAGTTGTGTCGTCTTCGCTTAGATGTTCGAGACACCAGCCATGAGGGACAGCACCGGGAGGCATGCCATGCCGATCGCAATCCCAGAGGACAACAGGATCCTCTACTTCGGCCGCGACCGCGAGATATTCCGCTTCCTCTCGCACTTCCATCCGAGCCCGATCGAACTCGACGGAGCCGTCTGGCCGACCGTCGAGCACTACTATCAGGCACAAAAATCGCCCGCCCCGGACTACCGGGCCGCCATTCTCGGCGCCGCCACGCCGGGTCGGGCAAAGCGTCTTGCAGCGCCGCCTGGAGCCCCGCGACGCATCTCCAAGGATTCC
This window of the Hyphomicrobiales bacterium genome carries:
- a CDS encoding DUF1768 domain-containing protein, which translates into the protein MPIAIPEDNRILYFGRDREIFRFLSHFHPSPIELDGAVWPTVEHYYQAQKSPAPDYRAAILGAATPGRAKRLAAPPGAPRRISKDSWFKAHDTLPRPDWHDIKLDVMRRADFAKFTQNPDLGALLLATGDAELIEDSPSEPFWGTGPDGAGQNWAGRVLMEIRRAMVEPAA
- the recG gene encoding ATP-dependent DNA helicase RecG — encoded protein: MRPEALDPLFASVQSLEGVGPKIAGLLKRALALPPGVEQARVVDLFWHLPTGLVDRRAQPAVASAVPGAIATLRLRVLKHQAPPRNSRAPYRVQCEDDSGRLDLVFFRADRTYVERLLPVGSERIVSGRIEAYGDKLQMPHPDYAVAPENAASLPLLEPVYPLTAGLVGRSVARAIGQALTRLPAIAEWLEQGLREREGWPSFAEALHRIHVPREVGDISNVGPNWQRLAFDELLANQLALAVVRESLRAQRGRAISGDGRLRGRIEAALPFRLTGSQRQALAEIYDDIGAPRRMLRLIQGDVGSGKTVVALLAMATVIEAGAQAALMAPTEVLARQHAETIAPLAEASGLTLGLLTGREKGKPRRELLARLESGEIDILIGTHALFQPDVVFRDLALAVIDEQHRFGVHQRLALQSKGGGYGADALVMTATPIPRTLLMTHYGDLDVSRLTEKPAGRKPVKTVAVPIERLEEVIAGLGRALAEGAQVYWVCPLVEGSDASELASAEERHAHLRQHFGDRVGLVHGQMAASAKDAAMAAFAGNQTQVLVSTTVVEVGVNVPNATIMVIEHAERFGLAQLHQLRGRVGRGDRQSFCTLLYAQPLSENAKLRLKTMCETEDGFVIAEEDLRLRGGGEVLGTRQSGTPEFRVARTANFEELLSMARDDARLILARDPKLESERGRALRTLLYLFECDEAIRLFRAG